Proteins from a single region of Pseudopedobacter saltans DSM 12145:
- a CDS encoding glycosyltransferase codes for MKKLRILDWPKQRFYSETHPFYRWKKQFRENGLDVSCHHKHTDNALNDTDYLVIHSRYFDMAWQNINTRNSENTEQVISFLEDMRKKANRIIWFDAADSTGSHDFPIIHLVDVFLKKQVLKDKSYYTQRNNLRIWLNHQQPETPINIFEPCPVSELKKIKVGWNIGLNDYRYFGYKMSRLSNYLGYSLYPVTFSEVDKFRPIDLTFRGTIHKDKTGSYKVSEQRNKVLECLEDTLLVAVKGKPVAKRQYWKELRNSKLCVSPYGWGEICYRDFEAFISGSLLVKPSMEHLETYPNVFLPHQTYIPLNWDLDQLSEKLEDIIRQPQKYQEIAMEGQKIYKEVIYNSQEFIDHIKKIVS; via the coding sequence ATGAAGAAATTACGAATTTTAGATTGGCCAAAACAAAGATTCTATTCGGAAACACATCCATTCTATAGATGGAAAAAGCAGTTCAGAGAAAACGGTCTTGATGTCAGCTGTCATCATAAACATACCGACAATGCTTTAAATGATACAGATTATTTGGTTATACATTCCAGGTATTTTGATATGGCCTGGCAAAACATCAATACCAGAAATAGTGAAAATACGGAACAAGTTATATCATTTTTAGAAGATATGCGTAAGAAAGCAAATAGAATTATTTGGTTTGACGCTGCAGACTCTACTGGTTCTCATGATTTTCCCATTATCCATTTGGTAGACGTTTTTTTAAAAAAGCAAGTTCTTAAAGATAAAAGTTATTATACGCAAAGAAATAACCTGCGTATTTGGTTAAACCATCAGCAACCGGAAACGCCAATTAATATTTTTGAACCATGTCCCGTCTCTGAATTAAAAAAAATAAAAGTAGGATGGAATATCGGACTTAATGATTATAGATATTTTGGATATAAAATGAGCAGATTAAGTAATTATTTAGGCTATTCATTGTATCCCGTAACATTTAGTGAAGTAGATAAATTTAGACCTATTGATTTAACTTTTAGAGGTACAATACACAAAGACAAAACAGGATCTTATAAAGTATCAGAGCAAAGAAATAAGGTTTTGGAATGTTTGGAAGACACTCTTCTTGTGGCAGTAAAAGGGAAACCAGTTGCTAAACGTCAATATTGGAAAGAGCTTAGAAACTCTAAATTATGTGTTAGCCCTTATGGCTGGGGTGAAATTTGCTATCGTGATTTTGAAGCGTTTATTTCGGGCTCTTTACTGGTAAAACCCAGTATGGAACATCTAGAGACTTATCCGAATGTGTTTTTACCCCACCAAACCTATATTCCTTTAAATTGGGATTTAGATCAACTATCTGAAAAATTGGAAGATATTATCCGCCAACCTCAAAAATATCAGGAAATTGCTATGGAGGGGCAAAAAATATATAAGGAAGTCATTTACAATTCACAAGAATTTATAGATCATATTAAAAAAATAGTTAGTTAG
- a CDS encoding GNAT family N-acetyltransferase, whose protein sequence is MAHRLINFQQSEEWTAYVHRSVNYDFYHTWHYHSLEKGGEPFLFVYEEDDVFIALPLLKRKITNSNFFDLTSVYGYAGPISNKEFKSVDTRILENFKNCFLDFMSTGKYICAFSRLNPFADQKVLMEKIGGICNNGKTVYIDLSIPIEQQRSCYEKRLGKDIRHLRRISYSICEAVSSDEIKMFTDMYNENMLRLGAESRYFHDEEYFIKLIKSEDSDCKLVVIYDGEKMICGAVITCSGNIIRSHLSATATAYVNQSPSKLLTDEISVIGRKLGKRYFHLGGGVAGHEDSLFKFKAAFSPLFLEDITWKFVSDMFVYEDLVKSCKDNINTDYFPLYRSAAS, encoded by the coding sequence ATGGCACATCGCTTGATTAATTTTCAGCAATCAGAAGAATGGACAGCATATGTTCACCGTTCTGTAAATTATGATTTTTATCATACCTGGCATTACCACTCATTAGAAAAAGGAGGAGAGCCTTTTCTTTTTGTTTACGAGGAAGATGATGTTTTCATCGCCTTACCGCTTTTGAAACGAAAGATCACTAATTCAAATTTTTTTGATTTGACTTCTGTTTACGGTTATGCAGGGCCGATTTCAAATAAAGAATTCAAATCTGTAGATACACGCATTCTGGAAAACTTTAAAAATTGTTTTCTGGATTTTATGAGTACAGGAAAATATATCTGTGCTTTTTCCAGACTTAATCCATTTGCAGATCAAAAAGTTCTAATGGAAAAAATTGGTGGTATTTGTAATAATGGCAAAACTGTATATATAGATTTGTCTATTCCCATTGAACAACAAAGGAGCTGTTATGAAAAGAGGTTAGGTAAAGATATAAGACATTTAAGGAGGATATCTTATAGTATTTGTGAGGCAGTTTCTTCGGACGAAATTAAAATGTTTACAGATATGTATAATGAAAATATGCTTAGACTGGGTGCAGAAAGCAGATATTTTCATGACGAAGAATACTTTATAAAGTTAATTAAAAGTGAAGATAGCGATTGTAAGCTTGTAGTAATTTATGATGGGGAAAAGATGATCTGTGGGGCAGTAATTACCTGTTCCGGAAATATTATCAGGAGTCATCTTTCCGCTACAGCAACAGCTTATGTTAATCAATCACCTAGTAAACTACTTACAGATGAAATTAGTGTTATCGGTAGAAAATTAGGCAAAAGATATTTTCATTTAGGTGGGGGTGTAGCAGGTCATGAAGATTCTTTATTCAAATTTAAAGCAGCTTTTTCACCTTTATTTCTAGAAGATATAACATGGAAATTTGTATCGGACATGTTTGTATACGAAGATTTAGTAAAATCATGTAAAGACAATATAAACACAGACTATTTCCCCCTATATCGCAGTGCTGCCAGTTGA
- a CDS encoding phytanoyl-CoA dioxygenase family protein produces the protein MENRFNYSEATISDFESAMDQFGWVIYENAVEENFINEIINDLEPAYLLRRAIQIQNGIEENMEGTLHHLLEKDNFSMPFLEQKYCDKEMKHFLNGNYILNGFSGVLNFKNFKAYVHNIHRDIRSFTGNFKIAIQMIVPLDDYTLENGATYFLTGSHHIEDKPDEQFFYMNADRAVSKKGSIILFDSNIWHAVGNNNTDNPRRALTLTFTRPFFKPQFDFPRYLGYDFTDYLSPHLKQVIGYNSRISANFQEFYQPPHLRMYQPGQG, from the coding sequence TTGGAAAATAGATTTAATTACTCAGAAGCCACTATTAGTGATTTCGAGTCGGCAATGGATCAATTTGGCTGGGTCATTTATGAAAATGCCGTTGAAGAAAATTTCATAAATGAAATTATTAATGATCTCGAACCAGCCTATTTACTAAGGAGAGCAATTCAAATTCAGAATGGAATAGAAGAAAACATGGAGGGAACCCTCCATCATCTGTTAGAGAAGGATAATTTTAGTATGCCTTTTTTGGAGCAGAAGTATTGTGATAAAGAAATGAAGCACTTTCTGAATGGAAATTATATTCTGAATGGTTTTAGTGGAGTGCTAAATTTTAAAAATTTTAAAGCTTATGTTCATAATATACATCGGGATATCAGAAGCTTTACCGGCAATTTTAAAATAGCAATTCAGATGATTGTTCCGCTGGATGATTATACGTTAGAGAATGGCGCAACTTATTTTCTTACCGGATCCCACCATATAGAAGATAAGCCTGATGAGCAATTTTTCTATATGAATGCCGATAGAGCCGTTTCGAAAAAAGGAAGTATCATCTTATTCGATTCTAATATTTGGCATGCAGTAGGAAATAATAATACAGATAACCCAAGAAGAGCCTTGACACTTACTTTTACCAGACCATTTTTTAAACCGCAGTTCGATTTTCCTAGATATCTTGGCTACGATTTTACAGATTACCTAAGTCCGCATTTAAAACAGGTTATTGGATATAATTCGCGTATTTCTGCCAATTTTCAAGAGTTTTACCAGCCACCCCATCTAAGAATGTATCAACCTGGCCAGGGATAG
- a CDS encoding GNAT family N-acetyltransferase, giving the protein MGNLIYLRPLVPEDAKISYQWRNDPRIWEFTEFKPTSIITEEIETKWLEAKLKKANDQRFAICLSDTNQYIGNIQIIDIESNKGEFHLFIGEKQFWRKGIGMNAAKLILQYGFFDMKLEMIFLFVHKNNTAALSIYDKLGFITVHKRHNQFKMVLTKSMYLLENKFSEDRMTDNEAIS; this is encoded by the coding sequence ATGGGAAATTTGATTTACCTAAGACCATTGGTTCCGGAAGATGCAAAAATTTCTTATCAATGGAGAAATGATCCTCGTATTTGGGAGTTTACCGAGTTTAAACCAACTAGTATTATCACCGAAGAAATAGAGACAAAGTGGTTGGAAGCAAAGTTGAAAAAGGCTAATGATCAACGATTTGCTATATGTTTGAGTGATACGAATCAATATATTGGAAATATTCAGATCATTGATATAGAATCCAATAAAGGCGAGTTTCATCTGTTTATTGGAGAAAAGCAATTTTGGAGAAAAGGAATAGGGATGAACGCTGCTAAGCTTATCCTTCAGTATGGTTTTTTCGATATGAAATTGGAAATGATTTTCCTTTTTGTACATAAAAATAATACTGCAGCCCTTTCTATCTATGATAAACTGGGTTTTATAACCGTACATAAACGTCATAATCAGTTTAAAATGGTATTAACCAAATCCATGTATTTGTTAGAGAATAAATTCTCTGAGGATCGGATGACTGATAATGAAGCAATAAGTTAG
- a CDS encoding O-antigen ligase family protein encodes MKYIVFLLMVLYLYVLTYGIFMTETFRLPAPVLFGIPLVILFNTKVKGFAYTKELIALLIAVFFYYVIGLQELETFASYAIGILMCSLFFNYFIGNSGLRFRTSVFIFYTLLLFSAVVMVMDHIYPGTRQIRELLVDDKVVQSPSGIAVYQFTFGYQIAALTPFLFIYTILYQRSFLLKSLVLVSCLGFLYLGMQRSAFVAFLACVLILTLLYYRHKALVIWSLGALVGMLFYTLVLKDNTDERNNIFAKNANDGTEFNRSGLALENINIYSDYPLGLIFYGKNWGDVIYRNPVFSSGITSHNAYLMFITYLGPIVGLTLLWIIYAKVLKISFLALKRIRDPDNALLICLCFSFLGVSINSLSHNAWLISADGPTLFLYFSILHLYRMKNQDDFKTLTIT; translated from the coding sequence ATGAAATATATTGTTTTTCTATTGATGGTATTATATCTATATGTGCTAACATATGGAATTTTTATGACCGAAACTTTCAGGCTGCCTGCGCCGGTATTATTTGGGATACCTTTAGTTATTTTGTTCAACACTAAAGTTAAAGGTTTCGCTTATACAAAAGAGCTTATTGCACTGTTAATCGCTGTGTTTTTTTATTATGTTATAGGGTTACAAGAGCTTGAAACATTTGCTTCCTACGCCATAGGTATCTTAATGTGCAGTTTATTCTTCAATTATTTTATAGGAAATAGCGGGCTCAGATTTCGGACTTCGGTATTTATATTTTACACGTTATTGTTATTCTCTGCTGTTGTCATGGTCATGGATCATATTTATCCGGGTACTCGCCAAATTAGAGAATTATTGGTGGACGATAAAGTTGTGCAAAGTCCATCGGGTATTGCTGTTTATCAGTTTACTTTTGGTTATCAAATAGCAGCATTAACTCCATTTCTGTTTATTTATACCATTTTATATCAAAGATCATTCTTACTTAAATCATTAGTATTAGTTAGTTGTTTAGGGTTTCTTTATTTAGGCATGCAGAGATCTGCTTTTGTAGCCTTTTTAGCTTGTGTGTTAATTCTTACTTTACTGTATTACAGACACAAAGCATTGGTAATATGGTCTTTAGGTGCACTGGTAGGAATGCTTTTTTACACTCTGGTTTTAAAGGATAATACAGATGAACGAAATAATATTTTTGCAAAGAATGCCAATGACGGTACTGAGTTTAATCGTTCTGGATTAGCATTAGAAAATATAAACATATATTCCGATTATCCATTGGGGTTAATATTTTATGGGAAAAATTGGGGAGATGTTATTTACCGTAATCCTGTGTTTTCATCCGGTATAACCTCACATAATGCTTATCTCATGTTTATTACCTATTTGGGACCAATTGTTGGCCTCACACTCTTGTGGATTATTTATGCTAAGGTTTTAAAAATAAGTTTTCTAGCCTTAAAAAGGATACGTGATCCTGATAACGCATTATTAATTTGTTTGTGCTTCTCTTTTTTAGGTGTTTCTATAAATTCTTTATCACATAACGCCTGGTTAATCAGTGCTGACGGACCTACATTATTTTTATATTTCTCAATCTTGCATTTGTATAGAATGAAAAACCAGGATGATTTTAAAACCTTAACAATTACTTAA
- a CDS encoding glycosyltransferase family 2 protein, with the protein MLLSFVIPTYNRSEKIVRAVESILRQPNWSDYAEIVVVDDGSTDNTASVLEDYVNKKQIRLIRHDSNKGVAQAKNTGILHANYQYVVLLDSDDLLRENGVEYLVTQLKAIDTDLFFVGTERIRNGELMYNPNFYGYKSYLEMITAPIGEYLPIGRTEVLQSNLLENLRGFEGITWLKIARKGYKVFYDQESLVRCDDVGEDRLSNRFSGFKNAKKMNAGYKRYLNEFRSDLKRLNYRNYLKMRFKSFCYSIFSIL; encoded by the coding sequence ATGTTACTCTCTTTTGTTATCCCAACATATAATAGATCAGAAAAAATAGTAAGAGCTGTAGAAAGCATTTTAAGACAGCCAAATTGGTCAGATTATGCTGAAATTGTTGTAGTTGATGATGGATCTACAGACAATACGGCGTCTGTTCTGGAAGACTATGTCAACAAAAAGCAAATCAGATTAATTCGACACGATTCCAATAAAGGCGTTGCCCAGGCAAAAAACACAGGTATCTTACATGCAAACTATCAGTACGTGGTGCTTTTAGATTCTGACGATTTGCTTCGCGAAAATGGAGTCGAATATTTGGTAACACAGTTGAAAGCTATTGATACTGATTTATTTTTCGTGGGTACTGAACGTATTAGAAATGGCGAGTTAATGTATAACCCCAATTTTTATGGCTATAAAAGTTACTTGGAAATGATTACGGCACCGATTGGAGAATATTTACCGATAGGGCGAACAGAGGTTTTACAAAGTAATTTATTAGAAAATCTTAGAGGATTTGAAGGCATAACTTGGTTAAAAATAGCGAGGAAAGGATATAAAGTTTTTTACGACCAAGAGTCTCTAGTGCGTTGTGATGACGTTGGAGAGGACAGGCTTTCTAATAGATTTAGTGGCTTTAAAAATGCAAAAAAAATGAACGCAGGTTACAAAAGATACTTAAACGAGTTTCGGTCTGATCTAAAACGACTGAATTATAGAAATTATTTGAAAATGAGATTTAAAAGTTTTTGCTATTCCATATTTAGTATACTATAG
- a CDS encoding glycosyltransferase, which translates to MKKKVFFMLSHLGAGGSERVFWILSQHFDKSAFEVSLVLLDSRNCFFSTDLKDVKLIHLNTIRVSTSFLKLYKLIKKERPYAVFTTGGHITGLLSLLSVFVDIPVLIGRESNLPEFMTKLGGIKEKLLDYFVPLTYKRINIAVCQSIDIKYSLSTHYRIDRNKLVVIHNPVLPNNFKTKENSNSEKKIIIVGRLAIQKGIVPFLDIMARLPSNYSLNIAGIGPLEEEIRFKIEKLGLSDRVKLLGLVKNIAELISQHDVLVLPSVAEGFPNVVLESLSAGVPVVAFRVSGIIELLKNDFNGYIIEPNDFESFEKSVLKTCSKFWDTELIKDDVNKRFGVEKIVRQYENLLMSTNSLSLK; encoded by the coding sequence ATGAAAAAAAAAGTATTTTTTATGCTCAGCCATTTGGGAGCGGGCGGGTCAGAACGTGTTTTCTGGATTTTATCACAACACTTTGATAAATCCGCTTTCGAAGTCAGTTTAGTTCTCTTAGATTCTAGAAACTGTTTTTTCTCTACAGATTTAAAAGATGTTAAATTGATTCATCTAAATACAATCAGAGTATCTACATCTTTTTTAAAATTATATAAATTGATTAAAAAAGAACGTCCTTATGCTGTTTTTACAACCGGAGGACACATTACCGGTTTGCTTAGTTTGCTTTCTGTTTTTGTAGATATTCCCGTGCTTATCGGAAGAGAATCTAATTTACCAGAGTTCATGACTAAACTGGGTGGGATAAAAGAAAAGCTTTTAGATTACTTTGTTCCTTTAACCTATAAACGAATAAATATTGCTGTTTGTCAATCAATAGATATTAAATATTCGCTATCTACTCATTATAGAATAGATAGAAATAAATTGGTTGTTATTCATAATCCTGTTTTGCCTAATAATTTTAAGACAAAAGAAAATTCGAATAGTGAAAAGAAAATTATCATTGTTGGGCGCTTGGCTATACAAAAAGGAATCGTTCCTTTTTTAGATATTATGGCAAGGTTACCGTCAAATTATTCGTTAAATATTGCTGGAATTGGACCTTTGGAAGAAGAAATAAGATTTAAAATAGAAAAATTGGGATTAAGTGATCGTGTGAAATTGCTGGGGTTGGTTAAAAATATAGCAGAACTCATTAGTCAACACGATGTGCTTGTATTACCATCCGTAGCAGAGGGTTTTCCTAATGTTGTCTTAGAGTCGTTGTCTGCGGGAGTTCCTGTTGTTGCTTTCAGAGTAAGTGGGATAATCGAACTATTAAAAAATGATTTTAACGGATATATTATTGAACCTAATGATTTTGAATCTTTCGAAAAATCAGTTTTAAAAACCTGCAGCAAATTTTGGGATACAGAATTAATTAAAGACGATGTAAATAAAAGATTTGGGGTAGAAAAAATAGTTAGACAGTATGAGAATTTACTTATGTCAACCAACAGTTTAAGTCTTAAATAA